The genomic window ttttttattgtgcagaAAATAGACGCACAGGCCATCGAGGAATTCTACGGCCTCACGTCTGAGATCTCCAAGAACTCCGAGTCGGGCTACATCCTCTTTTACCAGTCCAGGGACTAGCCTAGACTCGTGAGCACGCTTTGTCCCCTCTGTGAGGAACGGGAGGACATTAAACGCAACACGGCAGCCTGCATGGTGTCGGCTGTGCCCTAAATATCCCATCCACTCTCTGGCTGCCGGCGCCGGGACAACAACCAATGAAAAGTGTCCAAAAATACTTCACAGATGTAGGAGGAGGCTTGTACAGATGTTTGAGGCATGAATGAGTCTTAAATCATTCATGCCATGTGACGTCAAACCCCGCCCCCGGCCCCTGAGGAAATCAAGCTGATGGGGGGGTGGGAGACGTCTCACTAGAAAGGTGACCTGCATTGTGTATTTCTACAGTGTACAGAATGGAATTTgtataaatatgacaaaaaaagataatattATTGGAACATATTCAGACCTGGAGGAGATGTATTAACACTATGGTGCACTTTTGATACCGTTTTATAGGTGTTGGGGAGTTTAACGCTCAGAGAGAGGAAGACGGCCTGAATCGTGAATCATTTTCTgttttaaagaaaaagaaataaagccAGTATTGCGTCTCGCTGCTTCTCTTTGCGGGTCCAGTTGGTGCGCACTCATGACTCATCGCTGCTCTACGGCGCCCCCTGTGGCGCTGACAGGTATGACGTTCGCCGTTGTTTACCCCTGCAACAAGagacttttcattcattgtagcccccccccccgggcagGAAACAAAATACTGATATTTGCTATCAGTGCCTCACTTAGAAGGGGGGGATTGTTCCTTAGGTTGACTTTTATTAGAACAGACAGGACCGGAATCGGTGTGTTCATGATTTCTGGATGGTTATTACTGTATTCATATTCACAAAAAATGCACCATCCGCACCGGATTTGACTTGGTTTTTCATTTGCCCCCCGTCCACAAATCCTCTTTTCAATGCATAGAACTCTGAATTAGTTTGTCGTCTAAATCCGATCACTAACTCACCATCGGCAATGTTAACATGAGCGGAAGTCCAATACGTcctatggggaggggggggtatgTACCTACATCCAGACTGAGcaaccccctccctccctcttccATGACTGAACCCCACCCCTCTGCTTCTTCGCACAGCCGCAGTCTGCACCGTCTCCTTTTTTCTCCATccttgcatcatcatcatcatcatcaccaccaccaccatcgtGTCCAAGCCGAGAGAGCAGCCGCCGCATCTcccccctccacctcctccatccctccctccgaGCCGCCATGGACGCAGGTTGCATCTGAACGGCTCAAGTCTCCGCTCACAGAGTCAAGGTAAGCTTTAGAGATATCTGGCGTCTCTGGCTTGgggagggggtggtgggggCACATCCCCTCCTTGCCATCCCACCGGCCTCTCCTCCCTCCCCAGCATCCTTTTTGCTGACGTGGAGCAGCCGCTGTTTGTGTGCTCGGAGGTGCACCGCCggccatgcatgcatgctgcaGCAGCAGGAGCATATGGCCGCTTGGTGCCTTGATGCTGCTGCttcttggggtgggggggctgcttCTGGTGCCGTCTTAGGGTGGGGGGCCTCCAGAGCATCCGGAGCATCACTGAATTATCATCGGCACCCTCGGAGGTGTTGTATACAGTGGGAGAAGAATGTGGCCTGTTTTAGCCTGGAAGGGCCCACGACTGTACCGCGCGCGTCTTCACTTCTGCATGccttaggggtgtccaaacttttgcctCATCATGAAATATcaaattttaattgtttaactCGGCAGGCCATTCCACTGTTGCTTGTAAACATCTTTTTTTCAAGTCTAACTCTGATAATATGTACATTTAACTCATCAACGTCTCAGCCAAGGAGAAGTTTATTACGCCAAGATGGCTCCTTTCAGCAACAGGAGTGTTTTTAGCATATAGAATTAgcatatttatgaatatatgaatacaatatataaaatacatccACGGGTCATTCATGCAAAGACCGTGTTGAGACTAAGTACATTGCAGTCcttcaagaaaaacaaataatttagtAACAGGACTGTACTGTGATTGGAACACCCCTGTTGTATACTTGAAATATCTAATATATGCAAAAGTattcaaatgtattaaatatgcaCCCAGATCAATGTGCAGGGCACGTTTATTGTACAGTTGTACACTTCCTGCCCAAGGTGGAATGGCCCTGATCTGTTTAAGGACTACTGCAATAGTAGGAAATACAGTGTATGCTAAAGTAGCAGCATAGTACATTTGAAGTATTTTATTGTCGTTATGAATAGACACCTCCTACTTACCAATCTGGATTCATATCAATATGCATACTGCATACTCCATGTCGATCAGGGCCATCCGAAGTGCAGCTCATACTTAAATCTGGGGTAGTTCGATTCCCGTTTGGACTATTTTTCATGTCATGAGATTTTGAATTTCGAAGGTTTTGGCAGGAATTGTTTTAGCTAACGCCGACACTAAAAAGGAGAAAGAAACGGTTGTCTGTTGTCAAAGTGGGTCAGCCTGAAAGCATGCGGCTAAAAAtaatagttgaaaaaaaaaaaatcgaacaagaagcactttttttttttccaacgcAGCGTGGCTTTCGTCAAGTCCTAACGGTGTCTTTCTGCACGCAGACGGGGGGCACAATGAGCCAAGATCCACCGGCCACCCCCGGCTGGCTCACCCCTGACCCCACAGCCTGGGCCAGCGGAGGAGGGGGCCCCACGGATAACGCCAGCACCCCGGGGACGTTCCCCCTGGAGGAGTCCCTGTCGCCTCGCCAGCTGCCCCTGCTGGTCAACCCGTGGGACGTGGTCCTGTGCACGTCGGGGACCCTGATCGCCTGCGAGAACGCTCTGGTGGTCCTGGTGATCTGGCAGAACCCGGCGCTGCGGGCCCCCATGTTCCTGCTGATCGGCAGCCTGGCTCTGGCCGACCTGCTGGCCGGACTGGGCCTGGTGCTGCACTTCACCTGCGCCTACCTGCTGCAGTCCGACTCGGCGCAGCTGCTGACGGTGGGCCTGGTGGTGGCGTCCTTCTCGGCCTCCGTCTTCAGCCTGCTGGCCATCACCATCGACCGCTACCTGTCGCTCTACTACGCCCTGACGTACAACTCTGAGCGCACGGCGGCGTTCACCTACACCATGCTGGTGCTGCTGTGGGGTCTGTCGCTGTGCCTGGGCCTGCTGCCCGTCACTGGCGTCAACTGCCTGGCGGAGGAGGCCACGTGCAGCGTGGTGCGCCCGCTGACCAAGAACAACATCGCCGTGCTGTCCgtctccttcctgctgctcTTCGGCCTCATGCTGCAGCTCTACGTGCAGATCTGCAAGATCGTGATGCGCCACGCCCACCAGATCGCCCTGCAGCACCACTTCCTGGCCGCCACGCCGCACTACGTCACCACGCGGAAGGGCGTGTCCACGCTGGCCATCATCCTGGGGACCTTCGCCGCCTGCTGGATGCCCTTCACCGTGTACTCCCTCATCGCCGACTACACGTACCCGCCGCTGTACACCTACGCCACGCTGGTGCCCGCCACCTACAACTCGGTCATCAACCCCGTCATCTACGCCTTCCGGAACCAGGAGATCCAGAAGGCGCTGTGGCTGGTGTGCTGCGGTTGCGTGCCCGCCAGTGTGGCCCAGCGGGCCCGGACTCCCAGCGACGTCTGACCCGGCGGACATTGTGGATGTTGCAAcagggggggcggggctttGCCGGTCCACCGCACGGATGACCGCCTTTTTCGTCATCGCGAAGGTTTTTCCTTTCTGTCTTCCTCACCAGAGGCGGCCACCGTGCATGCGGCCCCACCCGCCCCCCACCGTTTTGGTGCCACGCCCTTCCGGTGCTCTGCAGAGGGTGCATCACATGTTCCACGCAGCTTTGGCCGACACGTGCTCGTCCTTCTTCATGCACCGAGGGATTATCGTGCGGCCTTTTGCTGGAGCGGCAGATTAACGAGGCAGACGACGAGCACgcacgccttttttttttttctctcccaacATCACAGTCTGGAGCAGCATCCCGCCGCTCCGCTCCTGCACACCCCGAACGTGCGTGGCAAGCTAAAGAGGCGCGGTCAGCTAAAAATAGACGCCCGGGCCGCGCGTCCTCCACAGACGGCGAGGAGAAAAAATGaggacttgtctttcaatggattattgtgtgtgaatgtgttggacacacacacacatcaccctCACGGGAGACCCCCTGCCATTAACCCCCGCCCCTCTTTCCACTTTCATCATCACTGGAGGCACACTGGCCGTGTCACTCCATTTGCCTCCCTGCTGAAGCTTACCTGTGATGGAAGCTTACCATCTTTCTTTTTAACCATGTGACTCCTCACTCCTCAAATCAGTGAATAGTCGTGTTTTGGGCTCCTTTGGGCCTAAACAATTCATGAAGGGATGGGGCACTCATTGGATTACTTCATAATGTCAAatgatccgctgtggcgactccgtaataaggaaaaagacaaaaacggaAGTTTAAAAGCAACATGGAGTATTACACTGACATTGTTTAACTAACttgaaacattattattattgactattttacaagtataataataataccgtaGTAGAGCCTAACAGTATTCCAGCGAGTGCCCCCCCCAACTGCCCCCATTCCCAAATAAAGGAGTCATTTTAGCGGCATACATGGCTGTGTGTTGCATGTGGACTTGGCTGCCATTTGCATGCAACAAGCACCAAATCCACTCTGGTCCCGAGTTGAGCGCCAGCTGTTATCCTGACCTCAATGTGGTGTTTCGTTTCTTCCCCCGATGCGCCCATCACGAGATGCCATCATGTGTACGTGGACCGTAGCCAATCTCGGAGCCGACGCCGGAGCTCATTTTCCGGTTCACGGAGGCCGTGTTTGTCAGCAATAACGAGCCTCTCAAACGGTCCTTCTTTTGGAGGTGAAGCAATACTCAGACAGCAATAACAGCCGCACGCCGTGCTGGGATTTCTTCCTTCGCTTCTCCTTGTGTTCGTGGGCGCCTTCCGCCGTCCTGGGTGTCGTAACCTCAAGTGTCTTCGTCTTTGTCGTGAGTTGCATGGCCTCCGGGCGGGTGCATGTGCGACCCCAGCAGACCACATAACGAGGGAGGGAGGCGTCGCCACATACTATAACGCCAGTGTCGGCCTCCTTGATTCGCGGGGGCGATGCTGCTGCCAGTCTTCCTGTCCACTGGGAGAGAATCCACACAGCGCATGCAAAGTCAGGACCAACCGGACGAGACTCGAAGCCAAAGCCAAAGGGAGCGGGTGGACCGCTGTAGTCCTGCTGCTGCGGCTACACTAAGTCAATGAAGACAGGTGTCCTTCAAGTGACCTCTGGATGATCTATGAGCTAAACAGGACCACGTCCAAACACCAAGATGATGCCCCTTTCTCTCTTTTCCCTCTCTTCCTCAGAATGAAGCGAGGGAAGCGGAAGAAGAGCACTTCCCAGTATTGGAACGTGGCCCGTCTGTGTCAGACTGACAAACatcacttcaaaaaaaaaaaaaaaaagtctattttgttatattcattgaaaagttctatttttttccactttggtCTGGCCtgaagtcatgtgacatgtatgATATCACGGCGCTGTAAAAGCCCTTTTTCTGAATGTACTCCCAAATTCTCCTTTTTGAGTTGAAGTGTAAATAATAACAGTACGGCATGCTtgacaatggggggggggcaatgacaAACACCGTGCATGGTGCTACCAAAGCCAGTCACCCGTTCTCCATTTCCTCCAGCCAGTGCAGGGTTTCCCAAACGCCATCGGCTCAAACCTGCTGAAACGTGTTTGTGGCGGCCATTTTTAGCACCACAGAAGGTTTTGGCGCTCCTTTGGGGCGCGACGTTACGTACGTTGGGGCTGTCTGTGTAGCTCGCTGTAACGCTGCTTCTTTAGCTGACGTGTAATCTGTTCATCGAGATACGACGTGGTACATTATCTTTCACACCTcacgtgttgttgttgtttagtcGCCACTGGATGTTACGTAATGCGCACGCTTGCATGTAAACGAAACGCCTGGCAATCGATAACGTCAGGCGGCGTAAAAACACCCAGCTAGTGTCGCACATTTCTTAACACAAACCAAAAATCaaccaattatgcaaatgataaaatgtcatttagcCCCTCCCAGATCCTGTACATGGCAGTCATGTGACGTATTGACATGTAGGGTGTGTTCACGTACGATCAGCATGGAACATCTTCCAAACGTTTGGGAAACCCTGATGGAGGTCGAGTCTGTCCAAATTGCATGGTGGATGTAAAGACGTGCAAACAAGGGCTTTTCTATCCAAGAATAGCAAAAGGTTGTCATGTTGGGTGTcacacttccacacacacacacacacacacacacacacacacacagagttgtAAATGTACTGTGTGCAAGTGAAGGTGTCGCCAAGGACGGCCTGGATGATGAAGATGTTTGCCAATGTTAGAGCTAAATATCACTCAAGGGCCTGTGAATGTCTGTATGGGTTatgggggagggagggagggaggggggcggtCAGGGGTGGTGCCACTGTAACAGCATCTTGTGTCAACGTAGTTTTCAATGTgaaatgcactttattttttgggggtgcggcagtgatgatgatgatgatgatggcacaAAAGGAGGATAATCAACCTGCACTAACGTGAATGGAAGGATAAAAACATGGTGTCAACGTGGTGTCTATTTTTCCAAGGTGTTCTAGttgtactttttattgtttGGGTAGTTCACTTCCTGATCATTTTTCTATGAaactcccccccaaaaaactaaaGATGTGCTGTGCATACGACGCCCGCCTGGCCTGTTTTCTTGCTTCTCCCCCCCGTCGCCCAGGCAACTCCCTCCTGCCTGAGCggcctgttgccatggcaacacaacaTGCAGGGTGCCAGGTACGTGACGACCGCCATCGTCCTCCATTCATCTTTTTATTAGTCTCTGCGTGAAAGGATACATGGCTCacactagcatactagcatagaCACGCCCCCTCAATTTCATCACGTTCTTCACTTTGAGCTAATACACGGTTAAAAAGGAGCCTCgtcatcagtaaaaaaaaaaaaaaaaaagggacgtTGATCACTAATGACACTTGACATGAACGGTGTGGATTAGAGCGGGAAAATAAGTGGGGGCACTCACAGTGAAGCTCGCAGGAAGTGGTTACGGTTACAGCTATTCTTTACAGTGATGCTTGCGGCTTGAAGACACGCCCACACGTCCTCTAGCTTTTTACGCatctcatgtgtgtgtgtgtgtgtttgtttacaggaAGCATTCTTTCAGACGTGGCCCCGCCCTCTTCAGTCGGACCAGTCGTTGTCCTCCAGCTCCGAGTCATCCTCGGAATCGGAGTATTCCACGGCGATGCGGCGCGACAGGATGGTGGCCACGTCGTTCCCCACCGGCTCCCTCTTGGcctgctgctcctgctgctcctGCACCTTCTTCAGTTGAATGCCTACGGAACCGCCATTGACCAGGGATTACTGgatatcatatttttacatcAATTATTGTCATATTCTCTGGCAGTATTTCATCTGGGATTATGTCTATTATGAGTACAATATGGAATGGAATCAAATATAATACAGGTGGTCTGACCCTGTCATAAGAAGTGATAAAGACATCATACGTTTAGCCCTATttaatttgataaaaatatgattattgtttttttgggggttaAAACATTGTGAGCTAGCTTGTAATATCACTTTGTGCCACAGAGGGCGACAAATCGTCGACAAGTGTGATTGTGCATCACTAATGATGTTTTAAACTGAggtttttttgtgtcaaaattcgacgtataaatagaaatatgaatcaattcatcaaaatgtcaaataatcTAGCCAATAATGAagtgaaaaaacaaatcatgttAACAAAGCCTGATGATCCATGATCCAGTCATCGTATGAAAGACACCACAGCGCTCACCCATACGAATGGCCGCCAGCAGATCACTGCGAGCATCATTAACCACGCTGCTCTCCACGGGCACGGCCGAGGACATCTTGTGGGAGTGGGAGGCACCGGCTGGGAGAAGAGGCGGCGGGGGCCCTGGAGGCGGTGGGGCAGCCTGACCGCCGGATACAGGTGGTAGAGGCGGAGAGTAGACCCCGCCGCCAATCACTGGCCCGGGTGACATGGGTCCTCCAGGTGGCGAGGCAAAGGCCGTTTGGGCGGAGGGGATGAGAGGGGCCGGGGGTGGGGGCGGCGGTCCTGTGTTGGCATAACCATCCATGctgaaagaaagacaaatggTCTtattatagatagatatagatatagatagaggCTTGACGTTCCTAGAGggagccactagatggcagcattaCAGCCCATGTTGACATTTCTGTTAGTTTAACAGTCCTTGTTTTATCTTCATCTTTACCTATAGTCCATCGGTGGGAGGGACACCGAGCCCCCGTTCATCGCTTCGGCAGGTGGAGGAGGCAGCGGGACTTGGTGGTGGTGAGCGCGGCCCAGCGTGCCCCCCTGATAAGCCATGGACCTGCTCCTGTTATCGTGCTCGCTTCCCCCGCGAGCGGCGTGTCCGGCGGCCATCTGTGCAGCCAGAGCGCTGGGCGGTGGGCCCGAGTAGGTGTGAGCGTGGCCAGCGTGGTTCATGGCGTTGGGATAGTGGTGCAGGTCTCCTCCGTGTCCCCTGAGGGACCAAACATGATGACCCCCAGCTGTACAGTCCTGGTCCAAGAGTGTTCACCTACCTGTTTTCTGGAGACATGGAGCCCTCGGAGGAGGCCCCTCGGTCTCTGTGTATGGTGTGACGGTGGTCCGGCCTCAGCTCCTTATCTAGAGCCATCATGTTCCACTCCTGTCTGCGGTTCCGGGCCTTCCTGACCTTCTTCACCTCCCTCTGCAAGGTTCCATCCACACAGCGCTTCTGCTCCTGTGGGACAGAGAcagaattatttattatttactcaaCTCCTTCTGACCTTCTCTGATGTTCTGTCGTTTGATTTGTACCTTCTGCTTCCTCTTCTCCTTCCTCTTGTCCTCCGTGTCCTGCAGCATCTTCTCCTTCCACAGGTCAAAGAAGTAAGAGGGGTCGGTGTAGAACTTGAGTGCTTCCTTGTGGTCATCCCTGCCGACATTGAGGACATGCAGCCATGAAAGTTGAATTATTGAAGAAAGGCTTAAAGATGGCGACGGTTTAACGCTGGGTTGTATGATATGCTAGTAAATGTCACCCATTGATGGACCAACCTATAAGATGAGAGGATGCTGAGCGGCGGAGGCTTGTCACTCAAGTTATACATCTCCTTGACGGGATTGGGCACGCTGCTCTTGGACACCACCTGCTGGTCCTGAGTGGTAGAGCTCTTGAAGGCTTTCCGCATGTTGATATCCTGCAGGGAAACTGAGTACACGGATTTTAAAAGCGGTTAAAGGTTGCAGAGCTTGAAAGGAGATGATGGAGCGTACCAACCTTCCTCCACGGTGGAGTCCAGCTGCGTGACCTTGACGGCCAGCCGGTCAATGCGGTCCTGGAGAGAGTTGGCACGCAGGTAGAAGGTGTTGGCCTCGTTGAACAGCTCGCCAAATATGTCCTCCGCGTGTTTGCCTGCGGGAAAGCGGACGTGTGAGAGAAGAAACTGGATCTTGGAAATATCTGGAGCCAATCAATCTCGATGGAGACCGAGCGCTTCAATCGATACTAACGTGGCATCATGTGACGGGACCGCAGATGGTGTCAATAAAACACTTCATTAGCGCTTCCTTTCAAATGTTTCATGGGAAAATTGAAAGGAGGGAGTAGTGCATTAAATATCTTCCTGGGCTTCCATAAATGATGTgaataaacaaaacataaaatccAAAATCCAGACCTACAAATGAAGCTCCCGTATTCTAAGCATGTCGAGTAGCAATGTGGCTTGGCACGCCAACATAAACACATGTCGAGGGGGGGCTATTTATGGCCCTCCCGCGGACAGGATGGGCTGCGGGACAAATAGTTAGTGGAAGGAAGAATCCCGGATGCGGCATGCTGAGCCCCGTCAACTCTGACCCCTCCTGAGGATTCTTGTCGGCTTGTATGTGCGTGCGGTCATGGAGGCTGCATTGTTGGACCTCCACGCCTGGAAGCactcaaatatgaaatatatatacaataaatatcaaGGAAATTGGGATGAAAGATGGAGGCCGGTTATATAGAGTAATCTGGGTCAATACaaaacatttacacacacacacagacacacacacagacacacacacacacagagctgtCTGAGCTTTGCAGCCTAATGACCCTGGGCTGTGTAACCATAACAACGGGCCACATCAATCGCCGCCTCGGAGATCATGTGATCACGTGACAATAGTGCAGCCGACATGCAGAAGTGAAATAGATGCCAGATGATCAACATTGTCGTGCTTTATCACCTTGGCTGCTCTTTCACTGTCGCTGGTGAAGCTCCGAAGTCTGACCAGCATTCCCATAAAAAATAACCCGTCTGACCTCAAAGGTTGTTCAAATTTGACCTAAAATTGCCTGGATTGTTTAGAAATGGGATGACACGGGgcc from Doryrhamphus excisus isolate RoL2022-K1 chromosome 21, RoL_Dexc_1.0, whole genome shotgun sequence includes these protein-coding regions:
- the gpr12 gene encoding G-protein coupled receptor 12, whose amino-acid sequence is MSQDPPATPGWLTPDPTAWASGGGGPTDNASTPGTFPLEESLSPRQLPLLVNPWDVVLCTSGTLIACENALVVLVIWQNPALRAPMFLLIGSLALADLLAGLGLVLHFTCAYLLQSDSAQLLTVGLVVASFSASVFSLLAITIDRYLSLYYALTYNSERTAAFTYTMLVLLWGLSLCLGLLPVTGVNCLAEEATCSVVRPLTKNNIAVLSVSFLLLFGLMLQLYVQICKIVMRHAHQIALQHHFLAATPHYVTTRKGVSTLAIILGTFAACWMPFTVYSLIADYTYPPLYTYATLVPATYNSVINPVIYAFRNQEIQKALWLVCCGCVPASVAQRARTPSDV
- the wasf3b gene encoding wiskott-Aldrich syndrome protein family member 3b — translated: MPLVKRNIDPRHLCRGELPEGIGSELECVMNNTLSAIIRQLSSLSKHAEDIFGELFNEANTFYLRANSLQDRIDRLAVKVTQLDSTVEEVSLQDINMRKAFKSSTTQDQQVVSKSSVPNPVKEMYNLSDKPPPLSILSSYRDDHKEALKFYTDPSYFFDLWKEKMLQDTEDKRKEKRKQKEQKRCVDGTLQREVKKVRKARNRRQEWNMMALDKELRPDHRHTIHRDRGASSEGSMSPENRGHGGDLHHYPNAMNHAGHAHTYSGPPPSALAAQMAAGHAARGGSEHDNRSRSMAYQGGTLGRAHHHQVPLPPPPAEAMNGGSVSLPPMDYSMDGYANTGPPPPPPAPLIPSAQTAFASPPGGPMSPGPVIGGGVYSPPLPPVSGGQAAPPPPGPPPPLLPAGASHSHKMSSAVPVESSVVNDARSDLLAAIRMGIQLKKVQEQQEQQAKREPVGNDVATILSRRIAVEYSDSEDDSELEDNDWSD